A window of Thunnus thynnus chromosome 17, fThuThy2.1, whole genome shotgun sequence contains these coding sequences:
- the LOC137201311 gene encoding uncharacterized protein, with protein MVSSSPSPTSSVTSLSSTCNTPSSSVNWIEKFEIPWAKLPEELMQCLARQKRPSPKLRREMIRVVVAAVIKVCNNPTKQNMTQIAKRMVAKYPKSLQDVIDGDVVGSGYDSIAKQLQTQVENVKRPDTPKIKRRKQDTEEEDTDEVTPSQRATVQDTYGCVKWDPKFMPVTETVESQKIKKEQMKKMHEDMHYNAEEIKKLVVATYFSQRGDINKGVTLKHLRQEWPFLFKEPGMAAHFEELTGLSLIGTFIGNVERKGRRLLEFFRHVIAPKNKKVQDVLMKCHAAKGPSGRCTEIIEMFILLMTRFTEKKESLFHFVDDTCLAHEIELQRLPPNPCIIVCGSSCFAAQTYMLSIDQEVVNDHITSFMLAVCLMFGSYYVFNIHYPVELRSTLEFLQRCFFAINPERGTKVEWRKQKKVLQVNPRVLTLISDLADYEWK; from the exons ATGGTGTCTTCCTCCCCATCGCCCACTTCTTCTGTGACATCTTTGTCCTCAACATGCAACACACCATCCTCTTCAGTCAACTGGATTGAGAAGTTTGAAATTCCTTGGGCTAAACTCCCTGAAGAGCTCATGCAATGTCTGGCAAGACAGAAAAGGCCTTCCCCAAAACTTAGACGTGAAATGATCAGGGTTGTTGTAGCAGCTGTAATCAAGGTGTGCAACAATCCTACCAAACAGAACATGACACAGATTGCTAAGAGGATGGTGGCGAAGTACCCAAAGTCTCTCCAAGACGTCATTGATGGTGACGTCGTTGGTTCTGGATATGACTCGATTGCCAAGCAGCTACAGACTCAGGTGGAGAACGTAAAAAGACCAGACAcgccaaaaataaaaagacgTAAACAAGACACTGAGGAAGAGGACACAGATGAAGTCACACCAAGCCAACGAGCAACTGTGCAGGACACCTATGGGTGTGTGAAGTGGGATCCAAAGTTTATGCCAGTGACTGAAACTGTGGAGTCTCAGAAGATTAAGAAAGAACAAATGAAGAAGATGCACGAGGACATGCATTACAATGCAGAGGAGATCAAAAAGTTGGTTGTGGCAACTTACTTCTCCCAAAGAGGAGACATCAACAAAGGAGTGACCTTAAAGCACCTTCGTCAAGAGTGGCCTTTTCTGTTTAAAGAGCCTGGCATGGCTGCACACTTTGAAGAATTGACTGGTCTTAGTCTCATCGGCACCTTCATTGGAAATGTGGAAAGAAAGGGCAGACGTCTTCTGGAATTCTTCAGACATGTGATtgcaccaaaaaacaaaaaggtccAGGATGTGCTGATGAAATGCCATGCTGCAAAAGGGCCATCAGGCAGGTGCACAGAGATCATTGAGATGTTTATCCTTCTGATGACCCGTTTCACTGAGAAGAAAGAAAGCCTTTTCCATTTCGTTGATGATACTTGTCTGGCCCATGAGATTGAACTGCAGAGGCTTCCACCAAACCCCTGTATCATTGTGTGTG GGTCCTCCTGTTTTGCAGCCCAGACGTACATGCTGTCCATTGACCAGGAGGTGGTCAATGACCACATCACTTCTTTCATGTTGGCTGTCTGTCTGATGTTTGGGAGCTACTACGTTTTCAACATTCATTACCCAGTGGAGCTCCGCTCCACACTGGAGTTTCTCCAGAg GTGCTTCTTCGCCATAAACCCGGAAAGAGGAACAAAGGTTGAatggagaaaacagaagaaagtgCTCCAGGTCAATCCCAGAGTGCTAACATTGATTTCAGACCTGGCCGACTATGAGTGGAAATAG